A stretch of DNA from Candidatus Brocadia sp.:
TTGAGCATTTTGGGTCAATTCATTGGGAAGCACAGATAGCCATAAGGAATGATATGGACCAAAAGCTCTTGAAAAAAATGAAGCAGAGTGGCTGTTACAGTCTTTTTATCGGGCTGGAGTCTGCGTCAAATACCACCCTTAAGAATATGAACAAGGGTTTTACTACCGATGACGCCCTCAATTTCTTTCATGCCCTTTGTCAGGCGAACCTCTTCTTTGGCATAAGTATCATTGTAAGTTATCCAGGTGAGACCGATCAGGATTTTCAAAATACCCTCGATTTTATTATTCATCATAAAGAGATTATACCTCAGATTGCCCAAATCAATCCGTTTACGTATTATGATGGTACATCGGCAGATGAAACGGCAGATTATAGTACAAATCCAACGTCCCTGAGAAGGATGGAAATCCTGGTTGAAGAAATCAAGAGGCATAAACTTAAGTATACCAATGCATTCATTGGGAATTTGATAGAGAAATAGTTCATCGCAACGATGCAAAAGGCGGAGAGGAAAGTTGAATTGTTACTAAAATGCTAGAAATTAAAGAAGTTACGATAAGCCGTATTCTAAATCCCACATCCATAGATTTAGGGGAATATGTGATCAATCCCTATATGGGTTGTGAGTTTTCATGCCATTATTGTTACGTGAGGTCAAACAAGGTCGTTCGTAAACGGGAGAAACCCTGGGGTACATACGTAGATGTAAGGAAAAACTCACCCGATTTACTCGAAAAAGAAGTTTTGGAGAAAAAACCAAATGTCGTACTTCTTGGTTCTACGACTGAGTGTTTTCAGCCCATTGAAAAGAAATATCAGCTAACCGGAAAGCTCCTTGAAATTTTAAACAGATATAAAGTTTCCTATGTAATACTCACCCGTTCTCCTTATATCGTGGATTATATTCCTTTGCTCAACCAGGGATTTTGCAAAAGGATATATTTTACGGTAAACAATTTCAGCCATGCCCTGAAAAAGGTTTTGGAACCAAAAAGCCCGTCATTTCCTTCCCGTAGTACTGCAGTTCGTATCCTGCTTGATGAGGGTATATCTGTCATACCTTATTATTCTCCTGTTATTCCCTGGGTAACTGATATCAAAGAAGCGTTCTCAGCCTTTGAAAAGGCAGAAAGGATTGAATTCGAGTACTTAAATTTTAATTTCAAAAATACGCAGGAAATCATAAACAGTATTTCCCTGGCGGAACCTGCATTGAAAGAGAAATTTACATCGATGCTCTGCGAAAGAGTCTTCTATGAGCAAATCTGGAAAGAATTAGGTGAGGAAATAGAAAGACAGGCAAACATGGTACAGAAGGCCTACAAAATATATAAACACAGTTTTGGTGAATATTTTAAAAATACATATTTTTAACCACGTTGTCCATAATTATTCTTATATCTCAAGACTTTTAAACCGTTCTGCCGGGCTTACGACGGAGCCTTGCCTTTCAAACCATCCGTTCCTGTTGTCATTTCTTTTTACACAACGTCCGCACGTGATGGTGGCGCCATAAATTCCGGTCCAACAGGGTCCTTGACAACATTTTCTACAATTCGTTCAATGGTCTGGCGCGACGTATCATCAATTGTCCATCCCGCAACACCCGCTACAGGCTCTAACTGTTCGGGCCTGCGTGCGCCCCACAGGGCTATGCTCACACCGGGCTGGTCAAGCAACCAGCGGATTGCCAGTGCCAGCACACTTGTGTTAAAGCGCTCACGGGCGAAATGTTCAAGCTGCGCGACGGCTTCGAGGTACTGACCATATCGTGGCTGCTGAAATTTCGGATCGACCTTTCGCAGATCGTCTCCCGTAAATTCTGTATCAGATTTCATCTTTCCGGTGAGCAATCCCCGGCACAGGGCACCGTAAGTTAGCGTAATCAGATTGTGTTTGCGGGCATAAGGTAGTACATCCTGTTCTATCTGGCGCTCGAATAGGTTATATGGCGGTTGCATAACGTGCAGTGGGGCGGCCTGACGGAAGGTATCCATTTGTTTTGTTGAGTAATTGCTTACACCAATAGCGCGGATCTTGCCCTGACGATAAAGCTGTTGCATAGCCTCAGCGGTTTCCTCAATGGGAACCAGAGGATCAGGCCAGTGTACCTGGTAAATATCAATGACTTCGGTGCGCAGGCGTTGCAATGAATCCTCGATCTCTTTAAGAATTCGATCTTTTTTAGAGTTGCGGAAGACCTTTGTGTCACGCCACTCCAAACCAACCTTGGTGGCTATAATAACATCCTTGCGTTTACCGTACAACTCTATCGCCTTTCCGACGATCTCCTCCGAACGGCCCTGTCCGTAAACTGGCGCGGTATCAATCAAATTAATCCCTTGCTCAATGGCCGTATGGATGGTGCGGATCGAGGCTTGTTCTTCGGTGCCTCCCCACATCCAGCCTCCGATAGCCCATGTTCCCAAGCCAATTCGTGAAGCGCGCAATTCCGTTCCTGTGATATTGACGTATTCCATAAAGATTTTTTTGCCTTTGACAGAAAATTTTTATAATACGCGGTCTCTGCTTTTGTCTGCTGGTATCAAATCCCGGAACCATCTGAGCAATTAATGTTGCAGTACTTCGGTCCTTCATCACCTGTACTTACCAGATGTCTCCAACGGCCGGCTCGCGGGTCTTCACCCGGTTCGACCGGTGTGGTGCAGCATTCGCATCCAATGCTGGGATAGTTTTGCTTATGCAGGGGATGAACAGGTACATCATGCTCCTGAAGGTACGTCTGAATCTGTTTGTCCGTCCAGTCGAATATCGGATGAAGGGTATATCCGTGGGTACGGGGGTCTTGTAAAAGAGGATTCAATTTGGCACGCCGGCCTCCTTCGCTGCGGCGCAAACCAACCATTGCAAGTTTGCGCCCGTACTGCTTCATATGATTGAGGAATGGGACTGTCTTGCGCAAGCGACAGCATTCTTTCTGACCATCGGCGTAGAGATATAATTTCCTTTTAAATTCCTTTTCCTGCTGCTCCGGGGTTAATTCCGGGTACAGGGTCACTATATTTAATTTGTAACGTCGCATGAATTCATCACGAAGCAGCATAGTTTCACGAAAATGATATCCTGTGTCTACGAAGAGTATTTCATTTTCCAGTTCCATGCTGTAAAAGTAATGCATCAGCACAGAGGCCGAACTCTGCATACTGCTCAACAGCACGGCGTCCTTGCCAAAGGTTTCCACTGCCCAGTGGATCCTGTCCGCGGCTGTCAAATCCTGGAGCAGTTTATTTACGGACATCAGATCTGGTTCTAGAATATGTTTCATTGTTGTTTTTCCTAAATTAACGGATTTTTTATTAATACCGTTAAAATCTTTTTCAGATTATCTTTTTTTGCTTGTTTACGAAAGTACGGGAATGTAACACATAACAATTATTATACAAAAAAGACCCTCAATCGCAATATCATATGCAGTATAATATGAAGAGTCATTATCTTTCAATAAAAAACAACGAGAGATAATAGTTCTGAAATTTATAGTATTATTGTATAAAAACTTCTTTCCCCATTTTCATGAGGACAAGTTTTGAGAAAGTTTTTTACCTCTCCTTAATTCCCTCCTCGCGAAGGAGGGAAAGAGGGGCGGTTATTTTGGTTGCGGTTTCGCTGCGTTATGATATATTTAGTTTTGGTAGCAGAAAGTTTTCTTAAAGCAGCTTCTATGATACCATTTGGGGGTATCTCAATTGGATGTCAATGAAATCTGTATGATTTGAAAGATAAGTCTCTTCAAAAATGAACAATCAGAAATCCTCTGTCGCCGTTGAAGAAGATCTTATTCAGGGGTGTTACACTCGTTCGCTACGGCTATTAAGAGGCAATTCAACCCCTGCCGGTATTATTGCGTGTGCAAAATCCAAAAAAGCCGTGGACAGGTCCTATGCCAGCATTTTTGGACGTGATGCAGCCATCTGCTCCCTGGGGATGATTGCATCCAAAGACCGGGAGCTCGTGCACAATGCAAAGATAAGTATCCTCACCCTGGCGCAGTATCAGGCCCCGAACGGACAGATTCCAAAATACGTAAAACCCGAACTCAAAGAGGTCGATTTCTGGTATTCGGGATGCATTGATGCCACACTCTGGTGGCTGATCGCCATAAACTTTTACGACCATTTTTTCCCCGAAGAACGGTTTGCGGAGCAGTTACGTGCGGCAATAGATCGTGCCTTTAACTGGCTTTTCTGCCAGGAACATCAGGGATTATTCTTGCTGCAGCAGAATGAGGCAAGTGATTGGGCAGATATCATGCCGAGGTCTGGTTTTGTGCTTTATTCCAATGCCCTGTGGTATCATGTAAAAAGACTGTACAAGATTTCTACCGCAGACAAGACGAGACATTATTTCAAAGTCATATTCTTTCCTTTTGATAAGGCGGTACCGGAACACCGAAGGGTGCGTATTTTGATGCACTATATCAGGAACAGGGCCAGGCGCAGTGATTTTTATCTCAGCTTCGTGAATTTTTCCTTCTGGGGAGAAGAGATAGACGTTTTTGGCAACATCCTCAGTGCCTTCTTCGGACTGGCATACACTTCCAAGGCATCCCGCATGGTTGATGCCATGCTCAATTTAAAGATTCACCAACCTTATCCCGTGAGGGTGGTCCATGATCCCATACGGGAAAACAGCCCACTCTGGCGTCCTTACATGCGGCGCCACAAGCAGAATCTTCCCTATCAGTACCACAATGGCGGCATTTGGCCATTTATTGGCGGGTTTTGGGTAATGCTGCTTGCAAAATTAGGCAGGAAAGAGCTTGCGTGGAACGAACTGGAGCGACTTGCTGAGGCAAATAGGACCAATAACTGGGAGTTCAATGAATGGTTTCACGGAACGACAGGTGAACCAATGGGTATGGCAGGACAATCCTGGAATGCAGCAATGTTCATACTGGCATTTCATGTCCTGCGGGATGACGTTCATTTATAGTAATTTCCATAAACAAGAAGGGCAACCCCGTGGTTGCCCTTCTTGTTTTATGGATTTTTGATTTTACACAACACAGAAACGTAACATTACCTCATTTGTTACGCCCCGTGTGATGCTTTTAACAGTTAATCAATTCTGCTGACTTTCCCTCTTTCTCCTTCTCCTTGCCCTTGTCTTCAGACATGATGGAGCCAGCGAAGGCGGTCTTTACGGAGCCGGTCATCAACTCACCTGATTTTCCCTCTTTGTCCTTCTCCTTGTCTTCAGACATGATGGAGCCAGCGAAGGCGGTCTTTACGGAGCCGGTCATCAACTCACCTGACTTTCCCTCTTTCTCCTTCTCCTTGCCCTTGTCT
This window harbors:
- a CDS encoding radical SAM protein, which gives rise to MLEIKEVTISRILNPTSIDLGEYVINPYMGCEFSCHYCYVRSNKVVRKREKPWGTYVDVRKNSPDLLEKEVLEKKPNVVLLGSTTECFQPIEKKYQLTGKLLEILNRYKVSYVILTRSPYIVDYIPLLNQGFCKRIYFTVNNFSHALKKVLEPKSPSFPSRSTAVRILLDEGISVIPYYSPVIPWVTDIKEAFSAFEKAERIEFEYLNFNFKNTQEIINSISLAEPALKEKFTSMLCERVFYEQIWKELGEEIERQANMVQKAYKIYKHSFGEYFKNTYF
- a CDS encoding aldo/keto reductase — encoded protein: MEYVNITGTELRASRIGLGTWAIGGWMWGGTEEQASIRTIHTAIEQGINLIDTAPVYGQGRSEEIVGKAIELYGKRKDVIIATKVGLEWRDTKVFRNSKKDRILKEIEDSLQRLRTEVIDIYQVHWPDPLVPIEETAEAMQQLYRQGKIRAIGVSNYSTKQMDTFRQAAPLHVMQPPYNLFERQIEQDVLPYARKHNLITLTYGALCRGLLTGKMKSDTEFTGDDLRKVDPKFQQPRYGQYLEAVAQLEHFARERFNTSVLALAIRWLLDQPGVSIALWGARRPEQLEPVAGVAGWTIDDTSRQTIERIVENVVKDPVGPEFMAPPSRADVV
- a CDS encoding phosphoadenylyl-sulfate reductase, coding for MKHILEPDLMSVNKLLQDLTAADRIHWAVETFGKDAVLLSSMQSSASVLMHYFYSMELENEILFVDTGYHFRETMLLRDEFMRRYKLNIVTLYPELTPEQQEKEFKRKLYLYADGQKECCRLRKTVPFLNHMKQYGRKLAMVGLRRSEGGRRAKLNPLLQDPRTHGYTLHPIFDWTDKQIQTYLQEHDVPVHPLHKQNYPSIGCECCTTPVEPGEDPRAGRWRHLVSTGDEGPKYCNINCSDGSGI
- a CDS encoding glycoside hydrolase — its product is MNNQKSSVAVEEDLIQGCYTRSLRLLRGNSTPAGIIACAKSKKAVDRSYASIFGRDAAICSLGMIASKDRELVHNAKISILTLAQYQAPNGQIPKYVKPELKEVDFWYSGCIDATLWWLIAINFYDHFFPEERFAEQLRAAIDRAFNWLFCQEHQGLFLLQQNEASDWADIMPRSGFVLYSNALWYHVKRLYKISTADKTRHYFKVIFFPFDKAVPEHRRVRILMHYIRNRARRSDFYLSFVNFSFWGEEIDVFGNILSAFFGLAYTSKASRMVDAMLNLKIHQPYPVRVVHDPIRENSPLWRPYMRRHKQNLPYQYHNGGIWPFIGGFWVMLLAKLGRKELAWNELERLAEANRTNNWEFNEWFHGTTGEPMGMAGQSWNAAMFILAFHVLRDDVHL